A portion of the Saccharospirillaceae bacterium genome contains these proteins:
- a CDS encoding electron transfer flavoprotein-ubiquinone oxidoreductase, giving the protein MQREVMEYDVVIVGGGPAGLSTAIRIKQLAEEAGEEIAVCLVEKGSEVGAHILSGAVIEDRALAELFPDWKELGAPLNTPVKGDEVYFLTSEEKATKAPHWAIPKPMHNDGNYIVSLGNVARWLGEQAENLGVEIYPGFPAAEYIVEDGVVKGIVTGDMGISEEGEQKDSYMPGMELRAKYTIFAEGCRGHLGKQLISEFKLDEGKDPQHYGIGIKELWDINPELHEEGLVLHGAGWPLSESGSSGGFFLYHAENNQVVVGLITDLSYDNPHLSPFDEFQRMKHHPVIKKYLEGGKRVSYGARAITKGGLNCLPKMTFPGGLVVGCDAGTLNFAKIKGTHTAMKSGIVAAEQVVAAMKAGRANDEIVEFTQAFEDSWAWQELHRSRNFGPAMHKFGTFLGGAFNFVDQNLFPLPVTLHDTTPDHATLKPASECKTIDYPKPDGVISFAKLDSVFIGNVNHAEDQLCHLRLKDSSIPLGINLEKWHEPAQRYCPAGVYEIVEDEDKGQRFQINSQNCVHCKTCDIKDPSQNITWVTPEGGGGPNYPNM; this is encoded by the coding sequence ATGCAACGTGAAGTTATGGAATACGACGTAGTTATCGTCGGCGGCGGTCCTGCCGGCCTGTCTACTGCAATCCGAATCAAGCAGCTGGCCGAAGAAGCCGGAGAAGAAATTGCAGTTTGTCTGGTAGAGAAAGGTTCTGAGGTTGGCGCACACATCCTGTCTGGCGCAGTAATCGAAGATCGTGCTCTGGCCGAGTTATTCCCTGATTGGAAAGAGCTGGGTGCGCCGCTGAACACACCTGTTAAAGGTGATGAAGTTTACTTCCTGACCAGTGAAGAGAAAGCTACAAAAGCTCCACACTGGGCAATCCCAAAACCAATGCACAACGATGGCAACTACATCGTATCACTGGGTAATGTTGCCCGCTGGCTGGGTGAACAAGCAGAAAACCTGGGAGTGGAGATCTATCCGGGCTTCCCTGCAGCCGAATACATTGTTGAAGACGGCGTTGTTAAAGGCATCGTGACCGGCGACATGGGCATCAGCGAAGAAGGCGAGCAAAAAGACAGTTACATGCCAGGTATGGAGCTGCGAGCCAAGTACACTATTTTTGCAGAAGGCTGTCGAGGCCACTTGGGTAAGCAACTGATCTCTGAGTTCAAGCTGGATGAAGGCAAAGATCCGCAGCATTACGGCATCGGAATCAAGGAGCTTTGGGACATCAACCCAGAGCTGCATGAAGAAGGCCTGGTATTGCACGGTGCTGGCTGGCCTCTGAGCGAATCAGGGTCTTCTGGCGGCTTCTTCCTGTATCACGCTGAAAATAATCAGGTGGTTGTTGGTCTTATTACCGATTTGTCTTACGACAACCCGCACCTAAGCCCGTTTGATGAATTCCAGCGGATGAAACACCATCCAGTAATCAAGAAATACCTCGAAGGTGGCAAGCGCGTATCCTACGGCGCACGTGCAATCACTAAAGGTGGCTTAAACTGCTTGCCTAAGATGACCTTCCCGGGTGGTCTTGTTGTCGGTTGTGATGCTGGCACGCTGAATTTCGCTAAAATCAAGGGAACTCACACAGCCATGAAGAGCGGCATTGTTGCCGCAGAGCAGGTTGTTGCGGCAATGAAAGCGGGCCGCGCTAACGATGAAATTGTTGAATTTACCCAAGCGTTTGAAGACAGCTGGGCATGGCAAGAGCTGCATCGTAGTCGTAATTTCGGCCCGGCAATGCACAAATTCGGCACCTTCTTAGGTGGTGCTTTTAATTTCGTTGATCAAAACCTCTTCCCTCTTCCGGTTACCCTGCATGACACTACGCCAGATCATGCAACGCTCAAGCCAGCGTCGGAGTGCAAAACGATCGACTATCCTAAGCCGGATGGCGTCATCAGCTTCGCCAAACTGGATTCGGTCTTCATTGGCAATGTGAACCATGCTGAGGATCAGTTATGCCATCTTCGTTTAAAAGACAGCAGCATTCCGCTAGGTATAAACCTTGAGAAATGGCATGAGCCGGCCCAGCGTTACTGCCCTGCCGGTGTATATGAAATCGTTGAAGATGAAGACAAAGGTCAGCGCTTCCAGATCAACTCGCAGAACTGCGTACACTGCAAGACGTGCGACATTAAAGATCCATCTCAAAATATAACCTGGGTAACTCCAGAGGGCGGCGGTGGTCCAAACTACCCGAATATGTAA
- a CDS encoding glutathione S-transferase N-terminal domain-containing protein — protein MSIQQDYLSVCDYPISRRWPAKNPDIIQLYSYPTPNGVKISIALEEMGLDYEPHRVGLNDADVKSPEFLSLNPNNKIPAIIDPAGPNGKPIGLFESGAILLYLAEKTGKLLGDSLAERAKITQWLMFQMGGLGPMTGQLGYFHAFAGKGIEDPRPRERYYNEVKRLLNVVDQQVADQDWISGNFSISDIAIGPWLQTIPKFYKAEKEVELATFKNVQAYIERFAARPAVIKGWNIPGA, from the coding sequence ATGAGTATTCAGCAAGACTATTTATCCGTATGCGACTACCCAATCAGTCGGCGCTGGCCAGCCAAAAACCCAGATATCATCCAGCTGTATTCTTATCCCACTCCGAACGGAGTGAAAATATCGATTGCATTGGAAGAAATGGGCCTTGATTACGAACCACACAGGGTCGGACTTAACGACGCAGATGTGAAAAGTCCGGAATTTTTATCACTCAACCCAAACAATAAAATCCCAGCCATCATCGACCCAGCCGGCCCAAATGGTAAGCCCATAGGCCTGTTCGAGTCAGGCGCAATCCTGCTCTACCTGGCAGAAAAAACTGGAAAGCTACTGGGTGACAGTCTCGCCGAGAGAGCAAAGATAACCCAGTGGCTGATGTTTCAGATGGGAGGCCTAGGACCGATGACTGGTCAGCTGGGCTACTTTCATGCATTTGCCGGCAAGGGCATTGAGGACCCCCGCCCACGCGAGCGGTATTACAACGAAGTGAAGCGCTTGCTAAACGTGGTCGATCAACAAGTCGCCGATCAGGATTGGATTTCGGGCAACTTTTCTATATCTGACATCGCAATCGGACCCTGGTTACAAACCATTCCAAAATTTTATAAAGCAGAAAAGGAGGTTGAACTGGCAACATTTAAGAACGTTCAAGCTTACATTGAGCGCTTTGCGGCGCGACCTGCTGTTATTAAAGGGTGGAATATTCCTGGGGCATAA
- a CDS encoding electron transfer flavoprotein subunit beta/FixA family protein, producing MKVLVAVKRVIDYNVKVRVKPDNSDVDLTNVKMAMNPFCEIAVEEAVRLKEKGVASEVVVVSIGPKVAQEQIRTALALGADRGILVETEEKLESLSVAKLLKAVVEKEQPQIVLMGKQTIDSDNNQTGQMLGALTGMPQGTFASEVAVDGDKVNVTREIDGGLRTVALNLPAIVTTDLRLNEPRYASLPNIMKAKRKPLDMTSPADLGVEVASTLALVKVAPPAERSAGIKVADVAELVDKLKNDAKVL from the coding sequence ATGAAGGTTCTTGTCGCTGTTAAACGCGTAATCGATTACAACGTAAAAGTACGCGTAAAGCCTGATAATTCTGATGTTGACCTGACCAACGTCAAAATGGCTATGAACCCATTCTGTGAGATCGCAGTTGAAGAAGCTGTTCGCCTGAAAGAGAAGGGTGTTGCTTCCGAAGTTGTGGTTGTTTCTATCGGTCCTAAAGTCGCTCAGGAGCAAATTCGTACTGCTCTGGCTCTGGGTGCTGATCGCGGTATTCTGGTTGAAACTGAAGAAAAGCTGGAATCTCTGTCTGTCGCCAAACTGCTGAAAGCGGTTGTGGAAAAAGAACAGCCACAAATCGTTCTGATGGGTAAGCAAACCATCGATAGCGATAATAACCAGACTGGTCAGATGCTGGGTGCGCTGACAGGCATGCCACAGGGGACTTTCGCTTCAGAAGTTGCTGTTGACGGCGACAAAGTAAACGTTACTCGTGAGATCGACGGCGGTCTGCGTACCGTTGCTTTGAACTTGCCAGCAATTGTTACTACCGATCTGCGTTTGAATGAACCTCGTTATGCTTCGCTGCCTAACATCATGAAAGCCAAGCGCAAGCCTCTGGACATGACTTCTCCGGCAGATCTGGGTGTTGAAGTCGCCTCTACCCTGGCCTTGGTTAAAGTTGCACCTCCCGCTGAGCGTTCTGCTGGCATCAAGGTTGCTGACGTTGCCGAATTGGTCGACAAATTGAAAAACGATGCAAAAGTGCTTTAA